One window of the Xyrauchen texanus isolate HMW12.3.18 unplaced genomic scaffold, RBS_HiC_50CHRs HiC_scaffold_173, whole genome shotgun sequence genome contains the following:
- the LOC127641795 gene encoding Fc receptor-like protein 5, whose product MESSVLPLILLLMSNSYSAQRPDKPVLTVNPETSPIFRGETVTLTCDIQGTRVTWTYRFQCDGVCSVYQDSNDKEIKFTAMYSGYSRRCMCYAIGSFTQFSTSWSNEVSFTVIERPKPEVRVNPDHHVFRGETVTLTCDIQTQTHTEWRYSWIKDDSVNPVNSESSDAAGTKTIRSVKVSDGGQYRCSAQRGNYDTQFSNTVQVTVEDSKLNPELTSDTAGAALTGNTVTLICHMTQTAGWDFYWYKHTQNSEKNKTETNSYRVHIDSVSDGGQYWCRAGRGEPVYYTNYSDALWVSVTGSSSHPVIWVVAGLSVAVLLLISLILLWRYKHNKDQQCINQQTSVQNQRTRPGESPTENCPLQSGCDPIYDEVETNYKKSTGASADEVTYSELTIKNKISVDKDAGKRDVLIEMKTEDNQRGKSSECEDTVYSDLKQNTDRGGSAGVDATYAQVFNHRKKKTCKN is encoded by the exons atggagtccagtgtgctgcctcttatactct TGCTGATGTCTAACAGCTATTCTGCACAAAGACCAG ataaacctgttctgactgtaaatcctgaaacatcaccgatattcagaggagagactgtcactctcacatgtgacataCAGGGGACACGAGTGACCTGGACATACAGATTTCAGTGTGATGGTGTTTGTAGTGTTTATCAAGACTCTAATGACAAAGAGATCAAGTTTACTGCAATGTACAGCGGATACAGCAGAAGATGCATGTGTTACGCTATCGGCTCATTTACACAATTCAGCACTTCCTGGAGTAATGAAGTGTCATTTACTGTCATCG AGAGACCAAAACCTGAAGTGCGTGTAAATCCAGATCATCATGTGTTCAGAGGAGAGacagtcactctcacatgtgacatacagacacaaacacacactgagtggAGATACAGCTGGATTAAAGATGATTCAGTCAATCCAGTCAACTCTGAATCCAGTGATGCTGCAGGAACTAAAACAATCAGATCAGTGAAAGTCTCTGATGGAGGACAGTACAGATGCAGTGCACAAAGAGGAAACTACGACACACAGTTCAGTAACACAGTTCAAGTAACAGTTGAAG ACTCAAAGCTCAATCCTGAACTCACATCAGATActgcaggagctgcactgacaGGAAACACGGTGACTCTGATCTGTCACATGACTCAGACCGCTGGATGGGACTTTTactggtacaaacacacacagaactctgagaaaaacaagacagaaacaaaCTCCTACAGAGTCCATATTGATTCAGTGTCTGATGGAGGTCAGTACTGGTGTAGAGCTGGAAGAGGAGAACCAGTTTACTACACAAACTACAGTGATGCATTGTGGGTCAGTGTCACAG GTTCTTCTTCTCATCCGGTGATTTGGGTGGTTGCGGGTCTGAGTGTCGCCGTGTTACTCCTCATCTCACTGATCCTGCTGTGGAGATACAAACACAACAAAG ATCAGCAGTGTATCAACCAACAGACATCAGTTCAGAATCAGAGGACACGACCTGGAGAATCCCCGACAGAAAACTGTCCTCTACAGTCTG GTTGTGATCCCATTTATGATGAAGTGGAAACAAACTATAAGAAGAGCACAG GGGCATCAGCAGATGAGGTCACATATTCAGAGCTCACTATTAAAAACAAGATATCTGTGGATAAAG atgctggaaaaagagatgttttaattGAGATGAAAACTGAGGACAATCAAAGAG GGAAAAGCAGTGAGTGTGAAGACACTGTTTACTCTGATCTGAAGCAGAACACAGACAGAG GTGGCAGTGCTGGAGTCGATGCAACTTATGCTCAAGTTTTTAATCACCGAAAGAAAAAAACCTGCAAGAATTGa
- the LOC127641793 gene encoding uncharacterized protein LOC127641793: MSEQPEGEGVFNRLFNAAARARQELAVRNDDSLLSTTRRLFRRQVNRVGGGSGGRRENPIWHAKLFLLPGPDNGVLPPTIELEGLAKHGLGKPVHESAEAGRTNSKIGLNWSLSELNNFVCQSYPRISLNLVGFELARTGKGRKIQKLQVSSVKELKAVVGKSRLYIVPRATVLQVTSPPSAMSQNSLPPLAAPAVETSQVVSDQVASTSSAIYINSFPPLSIAPVQDETVPMAERTQAQSVVSNQALQEWRAIRAQQDQEYDKSFLVDQEKERKKLAYQACEEKTSKGLCL, translated from the exons ATGTCGGAGCAGCCAGAGGGCGAAGGAGTTTTTAATCGTCTTTTTAATGCTGCAGCCCGTGCAAGACAGGAGCTGGCAGTGAGAAATGATGATTCATTACTTTCCACAACAAGACGACTATTTCGCCGGCAAGTTAATCGAGTTGGGG GAGGATCTGGTGGCCGCAGGGAAAACCCTATTTGGCATGCAAAACTTTTCCTCCTTCCAGGGCCAGATAATGGTGTTCTGCCCCCCACAATAGAACTTGAGGGACTGGCTAAACATGGATTAG gaaaaccggtGCATGAGTCAGCAGAGGCCGGACGCACCAACTCAAAGATTGGGTTAAACTGGAGTTTATCTGAATTGAACAACTTTGTTTGCCAAAGCTACCCTCGCATCAGTTTAAATTTGGTAGGCTTTGAATTGGCAAGGACAGGTAAAGGACGTAAGATCCAGAAATTACAAGTTAGTTCTGTGAAGGAACTAAAAGCAGTTGTTGGCAAAAGCAGACTTTACATTGTGCCACGAGCCACTGTCTTGCAG GTAACATCACCACCCTCTGCCATGTCCCAGAATTCATTACCACCACTCGCAGCTCCAGCAGTAGAGACCTCACAAGTGGTTTCAGATCAG GTGGCATCCACATCCTCTGCCATATACATTAATTCATTCCCACCGCTCTCAATTGCTCCAGTACAAGATGAGACTGTGCCTATGGCTGAGAGGACCCAAGCTCAAAGTGTGGTTTCAAATCAG GCTCTTCAAGAATGGCGAGCAATACGTGCCCAGCAAGACCAGGAGTATGATAAAAGCTTTTTAGTGGATCAGGAGAAG GAGAGGAAGAAACTAGCCTATCAGGCCTGTGAGGAAAAGACGTCGAAAGGTTTGTGTTTGTAA
- the LOC127641796 gene encoding uncharacterized protein LOC127641796 produces MRKFSLSEPIQILFDFVGQDEIASEIFVVQEAASSRSVKSSSSGSIMDHGIKASSTLYVLWFSNQDVQEILSDQQNDGAYALLHTSHCQSSPSEPSSQPSLSEPSSQPSLSEPSSHSLLSESSTQPPLTLFSQPQEILVLNDEPSLPRSAQEPIIILDEQDETVSQNQSPVSTHHLGGPVDEIDLQTILKKMVSRVDVSFCPTSNQINVCRDNVLLCSLRAFKRRFFNPEAKLDVVFVDEDDNGEGAIDEGGPTREYLRLLMRAVHQSNIFEGHEKDRQLSLDTQALQTQLYTWVAKMIAVCVVHGGVGPHFFSERLFHQICGIPTPRPQWMKLVTILSGNS; encoded by the exons ATGAGGAAATTCAGCTTGTCGGAGCCAATCCAG ATCTTGTTTGACTTTGTGGGACAAGATGAGATTGCCAGTGAAATCTTTGTGGTGCAAGAAGCCGCATCATCAAGATCAGTTAAGAGCAGTTCCTCTGGGTCAATAATGGACCATGGCATAAAAGCATCCTCAACTCTATATGTGCTTTGGTTTTCAAATCAGGATGTACAG GAAATTCTCTCAGATCAACAAAATGATGGAGCTTATGCCTTACTCCATACATCTCATTGTCAGTCATCACCGTCTGAGCCCTCCAGCCAGCCAAGTCTCTCTGAGCCCTCCAGCCAGCCAAGTCTCTCTGAGCCCTCCAGCCACTCACTGCTGTCTGAGTCCTCCACCCAGCCACCGCTCACTCTGTTCTCACAACCACAAGAAATCCTGGTTCTTAATGATGAACCATCACTGCCTCGATctgcccaggaaccaatcattattcttgatgaGCAAGATGAGACAGTTTCACAAAATCAGTCTCCTGTATCAACACATCACCTCGGAGGACCTGTGGATGA GATTGATCTACAGACCATATTGAAGAAAATGGTCAGCAGAGTTGATGTAAGCTTCTGTCCAACAAGCAACCAAATAAATGTGTGCAGGGATAATGTTTTACTGTGTAGTCTGCGGGCGTTCAAGCGTAGGTTCTTCAACCCTGAAGCAAAATTGGATGTTGTGTTTGTGGATGAAGATGACAATGGTGAAGGGGCAATTGACGAAGGCGGACCGACAAGAGAGTACCTAAGGCTGTTGATGAGGGCTGTCCACCAGTCAAATATCTTTGAGGGACATGAGAAAGACCGGCAGTTGTCTCTTGATACTCAAG CTTTGCAGACACAACTTTACACGTGGGTGGCAAAAATGATTGCTGTGTGTGTGGTCCATGGAGGAGTCGGTCCACACTTCTTTTCTGAAAGGCTTTTCCATCAAATCTGTGGGATACCAACACCCCGGCCACAGTGGATGAAGTTAGTGACCATACTTTCAGGGAACAGTTAA